In Mytilus trossulus isolate FHL-02 chromosome 14, PNRI_Mtr1.1.1.hap1, whole genome shotgun sequence, a genomic segment contains:
- the LOC134696266 gene encoding uncharacterized protein LOC134696266: protein MEYARTIPLKIGLKVEHKGQDYIIINHFNQKQSVVQYIIRNISSGQTKRVFRHEICDASVTSMFARLTDASIYQFEQESSQSDDELSNFAELVSEPVEEPQPRLEPEQASEQPEQALEPELALDPEPPLKKPRFKEMPSREHIDMLAQARVEETTKQQTDWGVRLFRGWLTENQYSDKFEELESSILNERLCFFYPSLQTKKGTDYSKSALVGIRAAISRHLTSPPYNRNVNLMKDNAFMTSNHVITGMIKTLKRAGKDVTVHKKPVAEGDIQRLYSSGVFNTDSPATLQNKVFWDLMLNFGRRGQEGLNSLTKSSFGKFKDDRDHTYYKMTYNEANKTHHGVDSHENRQEVRMYEKSGDENCPVASFDFYVSKLSPKCNALFQQPLLYPKPNCWYANQAMGKNKLSQMMPRISNEAGLSYRYTNHCIKATVGTGLKRAGVDDLTIMSVTGHRNIKSLESYVAGPSDAQRRALSSTLQGVATASNSNESVSKGPSCQVSNHVSTISRNPLSDMNIFTNATITGGTFTINLVSKDLPDSPVRPPPLTSSTD, encoded by the exons atggagTATGCGAGGACAATCCCGTTAAAAATTGGACTAAAAGTAGAACACAAAGGACAAGACTACATAATAATTAACCATTTCAATCAGAAACAATCTGTTGTACAATACATAATAAGGAATATTTCATCAGGTCAAACAAAACGTGTATTCAGACATGAGATATGTGATGCATCAGTTACGTCAATGTTTGCCAGACTAACTGATGCATCAATATACCAGTTCGAGCAAGAGAGCTCGCAATCAGATGATGAGCTTTCAAATTTTGCTGAATTAGTTTCTGAACCTGTAGAAGAACCACAACCAAGGTTAGAACCAGAACAAGCTTCAGAACAACCAGAACAAGCTTTAGAACCAGAACTAGCTTTAGACCCGGAACCACCCCTAAAGAAACCAAGGTTCAAAGAAATGCCAAGCAGAGAGCACATAGATATGTTGGCTCAGGCCAGAGTAGAAGAGACAACTAAGCAACAAACTGATTGGGGAGTGCGCCTTTTCAGAG GATGGTTGACAGAAAACCAATACAGTGACAAGTTTGAGGAACTTGAAAGCTCCATATTAAATGAGAGATTATGCTTTTTCTATCCAAGCCTGCAAACAAAAAAAGGAACAGATTACTCTAAATCAGCATTAGTTGGAATACGTGCAGCAATATCCCGTCATCTCACATCTCCACCATACAACCGTAATGTTAATTTAATGAAAGATAATGCCTTCATGACATCAAATCATGTAATAACGGGAATGATAAAAACCCTAAAGAGAGCCGGCAAAGATGTTACGGTACACAAAAAACCTGTAGCTGAAGGAGACATACAGCGTTTATATTCAAGTGGGGTTTTCAACACAGATTCACCAGCAACACTACAAAACAAAGTATTCTGGGACTTAATGTTGAATTTTGGAAGACGAGGCCAGGAAGGGTTAAATAGTTTGACAAAGTCATCTTTTGGTAAGTTCAAGGATGACAGGGAccatacatattataaaatgacatacaATGAGGCAAATAAAACTCACCATGGCGTTGATTCCCATGAAAACCGTCAAGAGGTGCGTATGTATGAAAAATCAGGAGATGAAAACTGTCCAGTGgcaagttttgatttttatgtatCTAAATTGAGTCCTAAATGTAATGCGCTGTTTCAACAGCCATTGCTTTATCCAAAACCAAATTGCTGGTATGCTAATCAAGCCATGGGAAAAAACAAATTGAGTCAAATGATGCCAAGGATTTCAAATGAAGCAGGCCTTTCCTACAGATACACCAACCATTGTATAAAAGCTACCGTTGGTACTGGGCTGAAACGCGCCGGGGTCGATGATTTAACTATCATGTCAGTTACGGGTCATAGAAACATTAAATCGTTAGAAAGTTATGTTGCTGGACCGTCAGATGCACAAAGGCGTGCCCTCTCATCAACTCTACAGGGTGTAGCTACCGCAAGTAACAGTAATGAATCTGTGTCAAAGGGCCCCTCCTGCCAAGTCTCAAATCATGTCAGTACAATATCCAGGAATCCTCTGTCCGAcatgaatattttcacaaaCGCTACAATAACCGGGGGAACATTTACTATAAATTTAGTTAGTAAAGACTTACCTGATTCTCCAGTACGTCCACCGCCATTGACAAGTTCAACTGACTGA